In the genome of Rissa tridactyla isolate bRisTri1 chromosome Z, bRisTri1.patW.cur.20221130, whole genome shotgun sequence, the window CAGCAAATTCTTGGTTATTAAAGATTTTTAGATTGCatcctataaagaaaaaaaaaaagtccaaaggGTACAAACAATGAATAGTTGTGTTTGCTACACAAAAGCCCAAAACTATGAAGAAACTCTCAAAAGGAACGCAAATGTCACCCAGTGAATACATTCACTGGATATTTTTTGCACGAGACCTTTGGTCAGCTACTAACCTGGTGGAATTTTGCACACAGTTGCAGGATGCCAGCCATATCTTTGATTACAGTTGGGGCTCTGAACAAAAATCGCGCTATCGCTTAGGCACTCAGCAAAAACTTCTCCACCGATGTAATAGAGACGtactccccttcctgcagcaaaaTTCAAAGGAACTCTAGTTATGATATGATGCAAGCCGATTAACAAACAAGAGagtattttgttttagaaaaggcCAAGGTTTTTCTttacaacaaaacagaaatcaatTATCTACAGGACCACACTGCTGAGCTGACAGCTGTGGCAGGAGCAGAACACAATTAACTTGCATTTTTCTCCCACGAACACACAATATTCGATGGAGAAGCAGAATAAGTTTTGGTCAAGAGCGAGATAGAATTTTCTAGCCATGTTAACGGCTTGTAACCAAATCCAAGGAAGGCAGCTGTGTTCATTACCAAATAACGTTTTCACTTCAAGGAATACCAAAATcgaaataaaaagattaaatgcGACAGAATTAAAACTTGGGCTAATATTAAAGGGTTGTATGTGAAGTGGCATAGGTCACTatggcggaaaaaaaaaaaaagagcacaagtACACAACTTCAACACTATCTGTTTACATGCACCCACACTATTTTACAACCCACTGCATGCCCCTTCTCTGTACTATCCGGACAAAACCAACGAGACTTTTGTTTagccctattaaaaaaaaatacccgtAAGAAATCCTATTGTTCACTTTGAAATTACGATTGTATTCtctgagtgaggaaaaaaacccaacctgtttGGGTTATTTCTAGCACAAGAGAAATAATGTACAACTGATCTCCCAAAGAAAACTATTTATAATTAACAGGTCCTTTAAAGGACAtagtttctcttcccctttttccttaaaattatttttcaaaaaaaaaaagcgagctgctctccaaaaaaaaaaaaaaaaaggggagagatccttacatttttgcttttcctcatcATTGACCATTTTGATCAGTCAGCACAGGCATTGCCTGGGTTTCTGCACATCTACAATTTTATTAGACAAACATTTGGATTTGGAGTAGAGGGAGTCAGAAGGTTCTACTAAAGAGGTGgaacttttttaataaaagtaaaaccaaaaaaaaaaaatcttgcgaGTGTTGCTAAATAAAagaatccagaaaaaaaggaaaaaaaagtagtttaatgAAAAACTTAAATCCAAGATGCAGCATCGTGGAAAACAATATTCTTCACTaaccgttaaaaaaaaaaaatcttgatcaTGTCGAAACAGCGTGTTATCTCAATGGTAGCTTTTCCCATCTCAGAAAAGAATTCAAGAAGTACTACCAATGTCCATTCTGCATTTTATAAATTAGGGTAAACTAAGCAACACATTAATATTCTGTAATTAAAGCTTAAATTTCAGTCGTAAGCAACTCTGAATATAACAAGTTCAACGGCTGGCTGCACAAGGATGGAAGGATCCCAACACAGATCTGCCCAGCCTACCCGGATCATTCCAGAGAATTTAAtgactaaaatgaaattaaatagtttaaaaaaaaaaagaaatcggaGATTTTTACCTATGTGTCGCCTTGTCATTTCCACTGTAGCATTTCTGTTTACATTGGAAAGCAGACCTAGACAAAATCGTTCTGAATTTGATGGATCTGTGAAGCCATCTACGGTCAGGGAAGGCTGTGATGCATGGAAGGTTTCTCCCACTCTTTGATTCAATTCATAATACGCTATTGAACACCAAAACGCAGGCTCCGAGTAAGTAACTGGTTgcaagtctaaaaaaaaaaaaaagtcaaaaaataaGCTTAAGATAGAATTTGGCTGAAAAGAAATCTATCTGCCCTGCTATTCGTCTCTTCCAGAAACGACAGCGGTAGTCTCCTCAAACTactcaaattttattttgcttactgtCATTTTTACCTACCCCAGTAAACAGAATGGAATTCAATATTCCACGCAAGGGAAGGAGGAGTGGAAGAAGGGGTGATCTAATCTGACCACAGCTCATGTAGTTTGGTACTTGCATTTCGCTCGGTAAAACGATTAAGGTAACGCTGCTGCGAGTACCAGACGCTGAGACATTTCTGTTGCCTTTCTATAACTTGCCGACGTTTTGGCAACGTTAAAGAAAAGATTAAACTATCAAACACTGaaccacacaaaagaaaaagaataggaaaacGATGTTCCCTTGTATTACACTATAGCTTTTACTGTCTCTTCATCTAAAAGCAGTTCTAAGCTCCTTTTACTCTCCCCTACTAGAGCTCAGGATCTTTCCTGTGCATCTTCAGCTTTTCCTGCGCCGCTTCCCCTTTTTACCTACCCTAATTACTTACTCAGCGTTCCGAACAGCATTTTCCTGTCACATCCTGTCACCATGCCTCAAACCAACCCAAGGGAATCTGATCTTCCCGAGGCGTTTACACAGACACACAGTGACGGCACCTCGTCAAAGCAGGTGGGCAACTCATGCGGCAACAACAATTGCGGTCACAGGCGACAGAGTCCATGAGAAGAGCGGcagaacacacacgcacacacacacgggaGACAGCCAGTCTGGGCAGCACTACGGATACGCTAACGTCCtttaaactatttattttataaatgctATTCTTGCACACACCGCCATATTGTTCCTTCTCTTTGCTAGAAGCTCAACAGTATACAGAAACAGAGTAGTCATTAACAAGTTATTAACCCAGCCCTATTATGTTTATCATCAGGAAGCCAACCCAACAGTCTCCTCCTAATACCGgctcttattttcttaaattacatcatcatttttaatgtgattatatatatatatatatataaagaagagTCATCACACACGGAGCAACAATTAAAAGTATTTCCAGCTTACCCAGGCTATGATTAACCGGGGAGAGAGTACTAGGAGACAGCTCTGCTGGAGATCCTGTGGAAGCAACACAGATTGTTTCATTGCAAACGATTCTTGTCATTTCAGATGTATCTATTACCTAGACACAGTTTTACATTAAAATCCTTTGGAATAAGAAAGCTCAGAAATCCTACAACCGGTTTTCCAGCATGTCACATGCTTATTCTGAATTAAGATTACATTTAATTTTCCGGACTCCTGGGAGCCTACCCCTCCTCGTAAAGACTCGATTAACATCTTAGCGTTGCGTTTGGCAGAGCTCTCACTTCATGCACGCTCTGCGAACATAACTTTATTTACGCATTTCTCCAGTGAGAACGTGACTTCTTCTCagattcagtggaaaaaaaaatctaggaaaaaGCGGATGAGATAATCAAGATATTACCCCTCTATTCTCAAAGGAGAGGGTTTATCTCTAGAAAAGAACAAGCTGGATTTCCTCATTTgaggaaattattctttcccGGAAGGAGGAAGGCAAAAACTGAGAAAACCATGACCTCTCCAACACAATTTGTGCGCTGGTAGGGCCAAAATACAGAGAGGCTTTACACAGAAACGTTCCTACAATGACTACCGATGTCgggcttttttaattaaaggtaCCTATTGtcacacagcagaaaaatattgcAGTTCTTCCAGAAACTAGTGCAGTCGATTCCACTTAACTGCAAAAGGTTGCTATCGTTAGCCAACCAAACACACTCAAGTCCACCAGCACGTAGCAGGAGGCTCTTATCCAGCGCAATCACTGTGCTTTGTCCAAGCCTAAGGCCAACCAGATTATCTAGAAACCCTTTCCTACGAAGGCACAAACGCTTAATGTTTCTTCTACTCTTTCAATAGAGCCTTCCATACAAGAATTAATTTGAAACGTGGCAGAAGTGATAAGGCTGTCGGAGTTAAGAGACAGGTTCTCAAAAAAAGCAGCGTTTCTATAACTTGTTTAGGCCAACAGACATTTTGCTTTAATGAACCTGTTTCCAGAAGGTAAAGTTAGGGGTAAGTTGAAACCAGCCAACTATTAAGATGTATTTTAAGGCTTTCTGATGAAGGCTTAATTAGACCTGTATGCTTTTgttacaaaacaaatgaaatgtacttattgtaatgttttaaaagcattcctctagcaaaaaattattttcttcacaagaGACTGCACGTGATATGTTAAATAGAAAACTCCAGGTTGTACAGAGCGTTCCTGCCATCGTCGTTCAGGCTGAATTGATGCCACTACGCAGAGGGATCATGACTAGTCATCCCAAGTCCTTGAaagtagtggaaaaaaaaaaaaataagcgtTACCTGTATCCATGCTTTGGTTCAACTGCTGGTCACTCGTTTCTCCATCTTCGCTAATATATCCCGGAGGTGgtgtttctgtcaaaaaaaaatattaaaaaaatccacctcaATGGATTCAATGACTAGGGAAATTTATAAGATTtagcattttggggtttttgtcctCAAGTCTTCACAAGCTCCAAATGATACCTCAATACTGCATTggaatttcattttgctgtccctttttccttccagtaGGACTTCAAAGGCATTACCTGCCTTATTGTCTATGTGAAAACGTATCATCTCTTGTACGGCGGTCAATTGCTCAAATACGTTGCATATTTAACAGATAATCCTTGTTTGTTCCATTTTATACAAGATACTTTCACTACAATGAGTAACAATTTTGCAATTGTGATCAACAGCTTTCACGTTTAGTagaattacaaataaaaaaaaccatctggtgattaaaaaaaaagtgagctgtCTTTATGTAGCATAACCATCAGATCAGATGCCCTCCCACGCCTTACAGAAGTTGCTAGatttaaaggttatttttcagttcagTCCCCAAATCCAATACCCAACAGTTGATTTTACTCATTAATGCAACAACTATATTATCTAACGAGTTATACTGCACAAGCTCTATTATAATTATTACCTCCAAGCCCTGTTAAAACAATCGGCTATTCTTGTAACTCGCTTTCTTTAAAGATGGAGTTTCACAGACCGAAGTCATCTCAAAGTAACAAGTTTGAAGCATTCCGATAATAGAAACTGTGTCTAATTCCACAGAAATATCTTCAAAACCCAGGAGAGTAGGGTTGTTCCTTTCCTCCATTCAAAACGTACTTTGTAATCCAGATAATGAGTTAACCAACTGCctttcaggaaataatttttctttgaactGGGCAAGTGTCTTTTCCTATATATTAAAGGCAAAACCTGGATTTGTTTAGTGAAAGTGTTTGAAGCTAACTATCTCTACAATCGCCTTAGAATTGTCTCCGAGACATCTGAGAGATTAAACTTATTTAATTACATTATTACCAAACAGCAGAAATTTAAAGATAAAGCCTTTTGCTTAAGAATTAAAGTCAAATTATATCCAATATCACATCTGAGATTTACAGCGAAATACTAAGATCAGAAGGACGTCAGCGAGAGGAAACTGGAGTCAgctgattaaataaaaatgaaccaaAAAGAATTATATCTTTGGTTCATTCTGTAAAATTAGTGTGTTAAACATAGACGGGACAAAATTCAAGAGAGAATTTAACAGCAAGGTTCAGGGAAATCTTTAGTAGCAAAGTAAAGACGACAAAAGTCATACTTGTTTTGAACATTTTTATAGAATTCATTGTCATAAAGTGGACTCCACCCATCTCCAATATCATTTGTTATAGCTAAACCCACAGCCACGGTAAAAGGTCAGTAACCACTTCAAATCCGACACACACCACCTGTTTCCAGTTGCTAATCTGGGCTCTTTGGCAGAGATTACTTTCCATATCTAGTCTCTGAAGAGAGAAGATTTCCTCCACCTAGTACTATTAATACTGATTTAGGGTCAGAGGTTGAGCACCACCACAGCTGGAAATAAATACTCAAGTGTGGCACTAAAAATTCTTAACAGAGCTTGAACGCGGCCAGAAGTTTGGACAACGCAGCTCAGGGCATCCGTAACCTGAAAGGGAAGATACAGCCCCAAAGGCCAACCTGCACCTTCATGATCACCTTCTtccctcaagtgctgtgtccagttttgggcccctcaccacaaaaaaagaccttgaggtgctggagtgtgtccagagaagggcaacggagctggtgaggggtctggagcacaagtctggtgaggagcggctgagggagctgggggtgttcagcctggagaaaaggaggctgaggggagaccttctcgctctctgcagctccctgaaaggaaggggtagccagggggggttggtctctgctcccaaggaacaggcgataggacaagaggaaagggcctcaagttgcaccaggggaagtttagactagatattaggaaaaatttcttcactgaaagcgttatcaagtattggaagaggctgcccagggcagtggtgaagtcaccatccttggaggtatttaaaagccgggcagacgtggtgctgagggacatggtttttgtcagtgtcaggttgatggttggactcaatgatctgaaaggtctcttccaacctagacaattctatgattttatgattcccaGCCGTAGGTGAAGCCAAGCTCTCTGTAGACCAAGTACCAAGACACCACTGCGATGCAAAACCACCATGGTTATTAGTCTGGTTTACCGCTAAACAAAACTGTTCTCTGAAGCAGGTTCTCAAGACAGACAAGACTTATGACCTTGCTAAGTATTCCAGATAAAGTTGGCAAAGTCAAGTGAAGTAAGACGCCATGATATGAAGACAACAGAAGGGTGGCAGTGACAAGGAGGCAAGGTTTGGTGAGCTGTATAAACATTTGAGTATCACGTGAATACCCACAATCACCTTGAACAAGACTTCCTGCAAATAAGTACCTAGAGTCGCTTTAGCTCCTTTCCCTAGCACTGGATTTTCAAATTGTGGCTTTTCCAGCAAGTTCTTTGCAAATGCTATCAAAAGCCCTCAGATTGAGTCAAAAAAAGTATACATTAAGTTAAGAAAGCAACACCAACTTCTAGCACCTTAAAATTGCTCTTTAAAGATCTGTTGTCCCTAGGTGGCAACAAAAGTGGCACAAATTAAACAGATGAGATCGAATTCACTGAAATTTTTTTGGTGCCATTTcagttcttaaaatatatttgaagaaaacacAAGTAACATCCTGTTTAAGGCACGCAGATACAATTTGTACGTTGCACACATTTGAGTTTCAAGGCAGCTTGTTCTTCAGGAGAACCCAGCTCTGAATTTTCAGCCTGTTCGTAACATAGCCGCGTTAAACATTTATGAGAAAACTTCAGTTTTGCTTGGTTTTACACTCCAGGCAACTTCCTGAAGAGACAGGAAACAGGAAGCTGGGGCAGGAAACAAAGGTCACCGATTTTATGTTTCAATAAGGGTACCGGCTTTCGGGTGCACTCTAGCAGATTAGTCTTGgtatttgttttggggtggggaagaggcaaagagggggaggaggaattcTTGAAGCGCTCCGTATCGTTAGGTTCTTCTTTCACACTAGAAAGGCAAAACTGTGTGCACACAATAGTTAACAAATACACAAAGCAGACCCTGATCAATTATAAACTACAAATCAAGATACTTTTCAAGTCACTGTTTCGCAACTTAAAATTTTCTCCACATACTACACATGGTGAGACTGAGACGCAGTTTACTACTCGATCTCCAATAAACAGCATTTGGCAACATCTGTGTGTCGGTAAAACAGTCAAAGCATAAGGCAAAGGTCTACTTTGTACTCATTAGCATTATGAGTCTTAAATAAGTTATTAAAATCAAGTAAGCTACTGTGAAACCACAGCAATGTGGTTTCACACAGGACCGCGTTCTGCAAACAACAGCGTTCAGGTATTTCCACTGGAATTAATACACAACACCAACTAGATTTAATTCATTGGTGCATCTTTCAATTAATTCGATCCCTCAGCAGGACGAAATTCCCATCTTTGTTCCAGTGGCACAACGTTAAGTGTTTACAGAGGGAGTTAAGGAAATACCTGGTATGTAATTGCTCTGTGGTTCAATTCCAGCTGGAAAGTTAGTGTTTTCAGGAATGGAATGGGTATAGTCATCGAGAGGCGGAAGCTCCGTTAGAATCTCGGTGTGCCGCGGCACTAGTACAGGAGGCAAGACTGGAAGAGCAAAATTCAAAGCATCAGTAAGAGCCTCAAAACCATCTAACAATTTCTTAATGTGTTTTGAAGTTTTCTGACTCTTCACTACTGGTAATACTGCAATTCAATCGTACTACTAGTTACTAGAGGAATCAGATTCCTGAGGTATCTTTTGAGTAAAACTATTCCGTATTAGCAAAGTTAAATCATCCCTATTCTCCTTTTCAGTCCGGACCGTACTTAGCCAGCTGGAAACTGCTAGCGGTACTGGAAGTGTTCATCGGGGGTATTTAACGCGTTTGTAAAGatttttcagtatctttattattaaaaacttccaggggATGCTATTCTCAAAAGCTGTATCTCTAAGAAATCTTGTGCTCCTGGCAAGACAAAGcatcatctttcttttatttttccacttaaaaCATTATGCTGAACAAGTACGTACAGACGCTGCTAGAGAAAGTCAGAAGCAGTCTTCCTACCTGGTGTCTCCACTCTCTGGTAGTGGTAAGGGTTTACACATACTTCATcctttttaagattaaaagcaTATTCACAGTTTTCAATTGCTTTAAGTTCATGGTGACTGTGAAGATCTGGCCAGCGCCACAAACGACAGTAAATAACATGCGGTAATCCTTTACGATGAGATACCTGTAGACGGCCATCGAGAGATCTATACGGGAAAGACGTTGAGAAGTATTTACAGACTGAATACTGTCTCGTAATCACTCAAGCAACAGTGTACACACATGGGATGAGTATTTATTCTCAGAATTCAGTGGACTGACACTGTTAGTGACATTTATACTCTTGTTAAAAGGCTTCAAATGTGATAAAAAGGATGGTATCAAGCAGTGTCTTAACTTAGTTTTGAGCTGCTCAAATTATTGCCAGTGAATTTAGAGTTCATTAAAAGCCACTTTACCTCCAACCAAGTATTTAGGATGATTGcttcatacacttttttttttaaatgcagaagacagttgttaaaaaaaaataaagagaaaaaaaaataatcacacactTAATAGTCCCTTCCGCTGCTAAACCTCAAGGCTTTGCTGTGGCATGGATGCTTTATGGCTTTAAGCATAAGAATTCCCACAGGACTGCAAATAAGCCTATAAGCAGTCAGCTGCCCAAGTGATCCACATGGCAGTATAACTGTAATGCAAAAAAGCATGAATGCACATCTTGTAAGGGCTGCACAGTTTATCTTCTCGCCTTCATCTGCCTCGCTACCAGCTGAAAACGTTTTGCTAGTTTTAAGACAGACTGCATATGCTTACACAAATGCAGATGTTTGTGATTGTTATGGGATGGGAGACAAACCTCAATACACAAATCAAGTAatgtgacatgaaaaaaaaaataaagaccctGGTTTAGAATTTGCCCACCGTTAACTACTGAAGAATTTACAAACAATTCTTTAGTAGCTCCTACCCGAGCCAATTAGCAAGATTTAACTGAAAGCTTGTGGCATACAAAGCAGGTTAAACACTTTGTAAGATTAGGTCTAAAGAATTAAGTATCCCAACTTTGTTAATATAAATACCAGATCACATTAGAGCTTGCTTTTAACAAGTCTTCCCATTCTTTCAGTGGCACTGGCGTGAAAAAGGAATATTCCAGAATTAGAGTTTCATTGGTCAAAACATCAGCTGAGAACACTCGGATTTCTACACTggcaagcaaatatttttaaaatgctgtaccATGAGAGGCCTAGGAAGCATTTTAGTCTATTTCACAGCTAAAGCATCCCATTACAGACCCTCCAAAGCCAATCCCTCCCACAAGACTTCTATGATGCGAGAGAGGGCAGAATATTCACCTGGTTTGTTCAGAGAAGCTGTAAAGGCCTGTTGTATCCCACTGATCTATCGTGTTTGGTGTACTCAGTCCCCAAATTTCAGAGCAAGTGCTGTGcataaattgaaaacaaaaacaaaaaattgaTATGAATATGGAACATGGTTATTCAAAACACCATGATGTCAAACATGGAAAAATGTACAGAATACTTCCTTTCACATAGAAGATA includes:
- the LOC128902618 gene encoding mothers against decapentaplegic homolog 2 isoform X1, whose product is MSSILPFTPPVVKRLLGWKKSAGGSGGAGGGEQNGQEEKWCEKAVKSLVKKLKKTGQLDELEKAITTQNCNTKCVTIPSTCSEIWGLSTPNTIDQWDTTGLYSFSEQTRSLDGRLQVSHRKGLPHVIYCRLWRWPDLHSHHELKAIENCEYAFNLKKDEVCVNPYHYQRVETPVLPPVLVPRHTEILTELPPLDDYTHSIPENTNFPAGIEPQSNYIPETPPPGYISEDGETSDQQLNQSMDTGSPAELSPSTLSPVNHSLDLQPVTYSEPAFWCSIAYYELNQRVGETFHASQPSLTVDGFTDPSNSERFCLGLLSNVNRNATVEMTRRHIGRGVRLYYIGGEVFAECLSDSAIFVQSPNCNQRYGWHPATVCKIPPGCNLKIFNNQEFAALLAQSVNQGFEAVYQLTRMCTIRMSFVKGWGAEYRRQTVTSTPCWIELHLNGPLQWLDKVLTQMGSPSVRCSSMS
- the LOC128902618 gene encoding mothers against decapentaplegic homolog 2 isoform X2 produces the protein MSSILPFTPPVVKRLLGWKKSAGGSGGAGGGEQNGQEEKWCEKAVKSLVKKLKKTGQLDELEKAITTQNCNTKCVTIPRSLDGRLQVSHRKGLPHVIYCRLWRWPDLHSHHELKAIENCEYAFNLKKDEVCVNPYHYQRVETPVLPPVLVPRHTEILTELPPLDDYTHSIPENTNFPAGIEPQSNYIPETPPPGYISEDGETSDQQLNQSMDTGSPAELSPSTLSPVNHSLDLQPVTYSEPAFWCSIAYYELNQRVGETFHASQPSLTVDGFTDPSNSERFCLGLLSNVNRNATVEMTRRHIGRGVRLYYIGGEVFAECLSDSAIFVQSPNCNQRYGWHPATVCKIPPGCNLKIFNNQEFAALLAQSVNQGFEAVYQLTRMCTIRMSFVKGWGAEYRRQTVTSTPCWIELHLNGPLQWLDKVLTQMGSPSVRCSSMS